The genomic stretch CTCAATCAAGTTTTCCAACCCAACCGTACCGGAAAATTCGGTAATGATCAAAGCATTGAACGGGTCCCATTCGCAAAGCAATTCACCCTTACTAATCTCCTGTCCATCCTTCACGAACAACTTAGCACCGTAAGGGATAGCATGAGAAATCAAGATAATATTCGTGTTCTTATCCAATATACGCAACTCCGTCAAACGTCCTACAACCACGTCACAGGTCGTTCCGTTATCTTGCGTGTACTCGACAGAACGTAATTCTTCATACTCAACGTAACCATCATACTTAGCTTTCAACGAGTTCTCGCTGGAAATATTTCCTGCGGTACCTCCCACGTGGAAGGTTCTCAATGTCAACTGAGTACCCGGCTCACCGATAGACTGCGCTGCAATAACCCCAACAGCCTCGCCCTTCTCCACCATGCGGCTGGTAGCCAAATTACGTCCGTAACATTTAGCACAAACACCCTTCTTCGCCTCACAAGTCAATACAGAACGAACTTCAACACGCTCGATCGGGGAGTTCTCGATAATATCGGCAACCACCTCCGTGATCTCATCTCCGGAAGCCACGATCAATTCACCCGTATTCGGATGATAAATATCATGCACGGAAACACGTCCTAAAATTCTCTCTGACAAAGAAGACACGATCTCCTCGTTATTCTTGATTGCCGAAATGGTAATACCTCTCAACGTACCGCAATCTTCCTCGGTAATCGTGATATCGTTAGCCACGTCAACCAAACGACGAGTCAAATATCCGGCGTCAGCAGTCTTCAATGCGGTATCGGCCAAACCTTTACGAGCACCGTGGGTCGAAATAAAGTACTCCAACACCGAAAGTCCCTCTTTAAAGTTTGCCAAAATCGGGTTCTCGATAATCTGTCCCCCTGTAGCACCTGATTTCTGCGGTTTTGCCATCAATCCACGCATACCTCCCAACTGACGAATCTGCTCACGAGATCCACGGGCTCCGGAATCCAACATCATATAGATAGAATTGAATCCTTGGTCGTCCGCTGCCAATTGTTTCATCAACGTGGCGGTCAGGTTCGCATTCACGTGTGTCCAAATATCAATAATCTGGTTATATCTTTCATTATTGGTAATGAATCCCATGTTATAATTCGCCATTACCTCTTCAACCTGATCGTATCCTTCTTGTAACAAATCTTGTTTGTTCTCCGGAACAATAACGTCTCCCAAGTTGAAAGACAAACCACCCTCAAATGCTTTACGATACCCCAAATCCTTAATATCATCCAAGAATTTAGCCGTCACGTCCACACCGCAACGTTTGAACACGTCACCGATAATATCACGCAACGCTTTTTTCGTAATCAACGTATTGATATAAGGATAGTTTTTCGGGGTAAACTGGTTCAAAATCACACGACCAACCGTCGTTTTGATCATATGTCTGATCGGTTGACCGTCCTTGTCCACGTTATCAATCTTCACCTCGATTTCAGCATGCAAGTCTACAGCTCTCTCGTTGAAAGCGATAATCACTTCCTCCGGAGAATAGAACTTCAATCCTTCACCCTTCACGCCCTTTCTCGGTTTCGTGATATAGTATAAACCGAGTACCATATCCTGAGAAGGCACCGTGATAGGCGCACCATTAGCCGGATTCAAAATGTTATGAGAACACAACATTAAAATCTGAGCTTCCAGCACGGCCTCATTACCTAATGGTAAGTGTACAGCCATCTGGTCACCGTCGAAGTCGGCGTTGAATCCGGTACAAGCCAATGGGTGCAAACGGATTGCTTTACCCTCGATCAATTTCGGTTGGAATGCCTGAATACCCAATCGGTGCAGGGTCGGGGCTCGGTTTAACAATACCGGGTGACCTTTCAACACGTTTTCAAGAATATCCCAAACGATCGGATCACGACGATCCACGATCTTCTTGGCACTCTTCACCGTCTTCACGATACCACGCTCGATCAGCTTACGGATAATAAACGGCATATATAATTCAGCCGCCATATCTTTCGGAAGACCACACTCGTGCATCTTCAAGTCCGGACCTACAACGATTACCGAACGTGCAGAGTAGTCAACACGCTTACCCAACAAGTTCTGACGGAAACGCCCTTGTTTACCTTTCAAACTGTCGGAAAGAGACTTTAACGGTCTGTTATTTTCAATCTTAACCGCATTGGATTTACGAGAGTTATCGAATAATGAATCTACGGCCTCTTGTAACATACGTTTTTCATTACGCAAGATTACATCCGGTGCCTTGATCTCGATCAATCTCTTCAAACGATTATTACGGATAATCACCCGTCTGTACAAATCGTTCAAATCGGAAGTAGCAAAACGACCTCCATCCAACGGAACCAACGGACGCAACTCGGGCGGTATTACAGACAATACCTTCACGATCATCCATTCCGGTTTATTAATTTCTTTACTTTCGCGGAAAGCCTCTACTACCTGAAGACGCTTCAAAGCCTCATTCTTTCTCTGTTGAGAGGTCTCCGTGTTCGCTTTATTTCTTAAATCATAAGAAAGATCATCCAAATTCAGACGTTCCAACAACATGGAAATAGCTTCCGCCCCCATCTTGGCAATAAACTTATTTGGATCATCATCATCCAGATATTGATTATCTGTCGGAAGCTTATCCAGAATATCCAAATACTCTTCTTCCGTCAGGAAATCCATCGTTTTGATACCGGAATCCCCCATGATACCGGGGTTTACAACCACGTATCTCTCGTAGTAAATAACGGTATCCAGTTTCTTGGAAGGTAACCCTAACAAGTAACCGATTTTATTTGGCAACGACTTGAAATACCAGATATGAGCCACCGGAACCACCAACTGGATATGTCCCATACGCTCACGTCTAACCTTCTTCTCCGTAACCTCAACACCACAACGGTCACAAACGATACCCTTGTAACGGATACGTTTATATTTACCGCAATGACATTCGTAATCCTTCACCGGACCGAAGATTCGTTCGCAGAACAAACCGTCGCGTTCGGGTTTGTAAGTACGATAGTTAATCGTCTCCGGTTTTAATACAGCACCACTGGACCGTTCCAGAATTTCTTCCGGGGAAGCCAATCCAATAGCGATCTTAGTAAAATTTTTTACTTTATTGTCTTTTCTGAAGGCCATATTTTAGATTTTAGATTTTAGATTTTAGATTTACATGGATTGTAAATCTAAAATCATAAATCAACAATTATATTAAATTAACGCTCAATCCCAACCCGCGAAGTTCATGCAACAATACGTTGAATGATTCCGGAATTCCGGGTGTCGGAAGAGGTTCACCTTTCACGATATGCTCGTAAGTTTTGGTTCTACCCATCACGTCATCAGACTTCACGGTCAAGATTTCCTGTAAGATGTGTGATGCTCCGAAAGCCTCAAGAGCCCAAACCTCCATCTCTCCGAAACGCTGACCTCCGAACTGAGCTTTACCTCCAAGAGGTTGCTGCGTGATCAACGAATAGGGTCCGATAGAACGAGCATGCATCTTGTCATCAACCATGTGTCCCAATTTCAACATATAGATCACTCCCACGGTTGCCGGCTGGTCGAAACGTTCTCCCGTTCCACCGTCATACAGATAGGTGGTCCCGAATCTAGGAACACCTGCCTCGTCCGTGTATTTGTTGATATCGTCCAAAGAGGCACCATCGAAAATAGGAGTTGCAAACTTCAATCCTAAATTCTTTCCGGCCCAACCCAACACGGTTTCAAACACCTGTCCCAAGTTCATACGGGAAGGCACACCCAGCGGGTTCAAACAAATATCAACCGGAGTTCCGTCAGACAAGAACGGCATATCCTCTACCCTTACCACGCGGGATACAATACCCTTGTTACCGTGACGTCCTGCCATCTTATCACCGATTTGCAATTTACGTTTCTTAGCCACGTAAACCTTAGCCATCTTGATAATTCCGGAAGGAAGTTCGTCACCAACGGTAGCGTTATACTTCTTACGTTTAATCTGACCTTCGATCTCCTTGTACTTGATGATATAGTTATGCAACAAGTCACGAATCATATCGTTTCTCTGCTTATCGGTCGTCCATTTGTTCGGGTTGATCTGCAAGAAGTCCATGTTCTGCAACATCTTGTAAGAGAACTTCACGCCCTTCGGAACAATATCCTCGTTCAAGTAATTCTTCACGCCTTGTGAAGTCTTACCATTTACCAACTCGAATAATTTGTCGATCAATAAAGTAGTCAAATCCCCGACTTTACGTTGGAATTGTTCATCCAGTTCAGCCAAAAGATTCTTGCCGGCAGCTTTCGTTTTCCGATCACTTACCGTACGCTGGAACAACTTCTTATCAATAATAACACCTTTCAATGAAGGAGAAGCCTTCAACGAAGCGTCTTTCACATCACCGGCTTTATCACCGAAGATTGCTCTCAGCAATTTTTCCTCCGGACTCGGATCAGACTCTCCTTTCGGGGTAATCTTACCAATCAAGATATCTCCCGGTTGAACACGAGCCCCTACGCGAATGATTCCGTTTTCATCCAAATCTTTCGTGGCCTCCTCACTTACGTTCGGAATATCAGCCGTCAACTCTTCCAATCCACGTTTCGTTTCACGAACTTCCAGAGAATACTCGTCCACGTGAACAGATGTAAAGACATCATTCCGCACGATATTCTCGGAGATCACGATAGCATCCTCGTAGTTGTATCCTTTCCACGGCATAAATGCCACTTTCAAGTTCCGTCCGAGTGCCAATTCTCCCTTTTCTGAAGAGTATCCTTCCGTCAATATCTGACCTTCTTCCACACGTTGACCTTTTCTCACGATCGGTTTTAGCGTGATCGTCGTACTCTGGTTTGTACGTTGGTATTTCGGCAGGTAATATTCTTTCGTATCGGGTTCAAAGCTTACAAAAGCCTCTTCTTCCGTACGGTCATATTTAACAACAATTTTGCGTCCGTCAACAAAAGCGATCACTCCCGGTCCCTCAGCAACAACTTGCGTTCTAGAATCCTTGATCAAATTGGCTTCCAAACCAGTTCCCACGATCGGAGATTGCGGGGAGATAATCGGAACTGCCTGACGCATCATGTTCGATCCCATCAATGCACGGTTAGCATCATCATGCTCCAAGAACGGAATCAAAGAAGCTGCAATTGAAGCAATCTGGTTCGGAGCAACATCGATCAAATCGACATCCTCTCCAGCAGCTAACGGGAAATCCGCATCCTTTCTGGCTTTTACCCATTTATTTGTAAACTTGCCATCTTCATCAATAGCAGAATTTGCCTGAGCAATTACCAATTCCTCCTCTTCCTCGGCTGAATAGTAACGCACGCCTTCCTCTGAAAGGTCCACAACACCATTATTCACCTTACGGTAAGGAGTCTCGATAAATCCTAAATCGTTGATCTTAGCGTACACGCAGAGAGAAGAAATCAAACCGATATTCGGTCCCTCAGGCGTTTCGATCGGACACAAACGACCATAGTGAGTATAATGTACGTCACGCACCTCGAATCCTGCACGATCTCTGGAAAGACCACCGGGTCCCAAGGCAGACATACGTCTCTTGTGAGTAATCTCGGCTAATGGATTCGTCTGATCCATAAACTGAGATAATGCATTCGTTCCGAAGAACGAGTTGATCACGGAAGACAAAATCTTCGAGTTGATCAAATCAACCGGGGTGAATACCTCGTTGTCTCGCACGTTCATTCTTTCACGAATCGTACGGGCCATACGGGCCAATCCCACGCCGAATTGATTATATAATTGTTCGCCTACAGTACGTACACGACGATTGCTCAAGTGGTCAATATCGTCCACGTCAGTCTTGGCGTTTAATAAACGAATTAAATATTTGATGATCTCAATAATATCCTCCTTCGTCAAGACACGGATATCCGGATCTGTTGCAAGTCCCAATTTTTTGTTTAACTTGTAACGTCCCACGTCACCCAAATCATAACGTTTATCAGAGAAGAACAACTTGTCAATCACATCGCGAGCAGTAGCTTCATCAGGTGGCTCCGAACTACGCAACTGCCTGTAGATATGCAACACGGCCTCTTTCTCCGAGTTACACGGGTCTTTTTGTAACGTGTTATATATAATGGCATAATCTGCCAAATTTTGCATCTCCTTGTGAAGAAGGATCGTCTTCGCACCTGACTCGACAATCGCATCAATATGCTCAGGCTCCAGCACTGTTTCACGATCAACGATAATCTCGTTACGCTCGATAGAAACAACTTCACCGGTATCTTCATCAACGAAATCTTCAATCCAAGATTTCAAAACACGAGCAGCCAACCGTCTGCCAACGACTTTCTTCAACCCCGTACGGGAAACATTTACTTCATCAGCCAGACCGAATATTTCAAGAATATCCTTATCCGTTTCGAAACCGATAGCTCGTAAAAGAGTGGTTACCGGTAATTTCTTTTTCCGGTCGATATATGCGTACATCACGTTATTGATGTCCGTGGCAAACTCGATCCAGGAACCCTTGAACGGAATAATTCTAGCGGAATAAAGCTTCGTACCATTCGCATGAATACTCTGCCCGAAGAAAACACCGGGAGACCTGTGTAACTGAGAAACGACCACTCGCTCTGCTCCATTGATCACGAAAGTACCTTTCGGGGTCATGTAAGGAACATTTCCTAAATATACATCCTCGATAACGGTATCAAAATCTTCATGTTCCGGATCTGTACAGTACAACTTTAGTTTCGCCTTCAAGGGGGCGCCATAAGTCAATCCTTGACCCAAACACTCCTCGATAGTATAGCGAGGCGGATCTATAAAATAGTCCAAAAATTCTAAAACAAAGTTGTTCCGAGTATCAGTAATAGGAAAATTCTCCTTGAAAACCGTGTAAAGGCCTTCATTCTTTCTGTTCTCAGGTGTGGTACCTAATTGAAAAAAGTCCTTGAAAGACTTTAATTGCACTTCAAGAAAATCAGGGTATTCCAGCTGATTCTTTATCGATGCAAAGCTTATTCTATTGTTTGAATTATATGAAGACATCTATTATTTTTTTTGAACCTAAACAATCATAACAACAAAATGGTTTAGAGTCCACATGAGACTCTAAACCTGGAAAAACCAACCGGTTTTATTTTATTTAAGTTCAACTTCAGCTCCTGCTTCTTCTAATTGAGTCTTCAATGAGTTAGCCTCTTCTTTAGAAACTTTTTCTTTCAATGGAGCCGGAGCCTTGTCAACTACTTCTTTAGCCTCTTTCAATCCAAGACCGGTCAATTCTTTCACTAACTTAACAACAGCTAATTTAGCAGCACCAGCTGATTTAAGAATTACATCGAATTCAGTTTGCTCTGCTTCAGCGGCAGCAGCACCACCAGCTGCAGGAGCAGCAACAGCTACAGCAGCAGCTGCAGGTTCGATTCCGTACTCTTCTTTTAAAATGTCAGCTAATTCTTTTACGTCTTTTACGGTAAGGTTTACTAGCTCTTCTGCAAGTTTTTTCAAATCTGCCATTTCTATACTATTTAAAATTGTTTGTTTACTAAACTATAAAAATTATTCTTTTTCAGAAAGTGTCTTAACAACACCAGCGATGGTATTTTGTCCGGATTGTAATGCGGAAATAACATTCTGCATCGGTGCCTGCAACATTGCGATAATGTCTGCAATCAACTCCTCCTTAGACTTGATACTGATCAACGATTCAAGCTGATCCTCGCCTACATAAGCGCATTCTTCTACGAATGCAGCCTTGAATACCGGTTTGTCTTTGGTCTTACGGAATTCTTTAATCAGTTTTGCAGGACCGTTTCCGGTGTCGCACAACATGATAGCGCTATCACCTTTCAATACGGAGAAAATCTCCTCGTAATTGTTGGTAGCGTTTTCCAAAGCCTTTTTCAACAAAGTGTTCTTCACTTGCACCAATTTGATGTTAGCATCAAAGCAAGCCCGACGCAAAGCCTGAGTGTCCACAGCGTCAAGACCGGAAATGTCACTAACATACAAGTGCTTGTAAGAATTCACTTGCTCCGTCAAGGTTTCTATTACGACTTTTTTATCTTCTTTTTTCATACTACTGAAGTCCTTTTTAGATTACTACATTAATCAAGTAAAGTCTTTTGGTCTACTTGAATACCGGGACTCATCGTACTTGACAGATACACGCTCTTGATATAAGTACCTTTAGCGGCAGCCGGTTTCAATTTATTGATCACGTTCAAGAATTCTCTAGCGTTCTCCATAATCTTGTTCGGCTCGAATGTAACTTTACCAATAGAAGCGTGAATAATACCGAATTTGTCAACTTTAAAGTCGATCTTACCAGCCTTCACCTCGGTTACTGCTTTCCCGATTTCCGGGGTTACAGTACCACTCTTCGGGTTTGGCATCAATCCACGAGGACCCAAAATTCTACCAAGAGCACCTACTTTACCCATTACAGAAGGCATCGTGATGATGATATCGATATCGGTCCAACCGCCTTTCAATTTCTCGATATATTCATCTAATCCAACGTAATCGGCTCCGGCAGCCTTAGCTTCTTCCACCTTGTCAGGCGTACACAAAACCAAAACTCTTACTTGTTTACCGGTTCCATGAGGTAAAGTACATACACCGCGTACCATTTGATTGGCTTTACGCGGGTCTACACCCAGTCGAACGTCCATGTCAACTGACGCATCAAACTTCGTGAAAGTGATTTCCTTCACAAGCTGTGCGGCCTCGTCGATAGAATATACTTTTCCACCTTCGATCTTCGCTAAAGCTAACTTCTTATTTTTTGTCAGTTTACTCATTACGTTTGAAGTGTTACAAGTTCATTAAAAAGGTCTGTCACCGGTTACGGTTATACCCATACTTCTGGCGGTACCAGCTACCATACTCATTGCTTTCTCGATTTCAAAAGCGTTCAAATCTTTCATCTTGTCCGTAGCGATTGCTCTCACTTGATCCCAAGTGATAGAAGCCACTTTCTTACGATTGGGCTCTGCGGAACCGGATTTGATTTTAGCAACTTCCAAAAGTTGAATAGCAACAGGAGGTTGTTTTGTAATAAAATCAAACGATTTATCACCATACACCTGTATAATTACCGGGATGATCTTTCCTGCCTGCTCTTGAGTTCTAGCGTTAAATTGCTTACAGAAGTCCATGATATTGACTCCCTTAGAACCTAACGCCGGTCCTACTGGAGGCGAAGGATTAGCAGCTCCGGCTTTAATTTGCAGCTTGATAATAGCTTCAACTTGTTTTGCCATGATTGTTTTTAATCAAATAATTGTTATTCTTTTTCTACCTGCATGAAACTTAATTCGAGGGGCGTTTTCCGTCCGAAAATCTTGACAATTACTTTCAATCGTTTCTTGTCCGAATTCACCTCCTCTATCACGCCGGTAAAACCATTAAACGGTCCGTCAGTCACTTTAACCGACTCGCCAACGAAATAAGGGATACTTATTTCTTCTGGTTGTTCCGCAAGTTCATCAACAGTACCCAAGATCCGGTTCACCTCAGCTTGTCGCATCGGCACGGGGTCTCCTCCTTTGGTTTCCCCCAGGAAGCCGATCACATTCGTGATGTCACGAAGTATGTGGGGGATTTCTCCAACGAGTGCGGCCTCTATCAGCACGTACCCCGGATAAAGGTTTCGCTCACTGCTATACTTTTTCCCGTTACGCACTTGATACACCTTCTCTGCAGGCACTAAAACCTGTGAAACGTAATCCTGAAGCCCTAAACTGGCGATTTCGTTCTCGATGTACTCCTTTACCTTCTTCTCTTTTCCTCCAATGGTCCGAAGCACATACCATCTCTTTTTCATTTCAGCCATGTTAGACCTCCAAGATTTTTAGTAAAACAAATTATATATACCGGTCACGATATGTCTGAACGAAAAATCCATTGCAAAAATGCACAACGCTATGATAACGGAAGCAATCATCACGATCGTTGCACTACTCTGGAGCTCAGACCACGTAGGCCAAGTTACTTTATTCACCAGCTCGTTATAAACATCTGATATATAACTTTTAATCTTCATTTGTTCTATATTTAATTTGCACGGGAGGAGAGGTTCGAACTCCCGACCCTCGGTTTTGGAGACCGATGCTCTACCAACTGAGCCACTCCCGTGTGTGAGCCGACCGAAGTCGGCTCATTATTTCAAATTTTAAATTGCGAATTTACAATTTAAAATCATTAAATCTAAAATTGTATTAGTCTAAGATCTCAGTGATCTGACCAGCACCTACGGTTCTACCACCTTCACGGATAGCGAAACGCAAACCTACGTTACAAGCTACCGGAGTGATCAACTCAACGGTGATCGTTAAGTTATCACCAGGCATTACCATCTCACGTCCTTCCGGAAGAGTGATTTCACCAGTAACATCCAAGGTACGGATATAGAATTGAGGTCTGTATCTGTTGTGGAACGGAGTGTGACGACCACCTTCTTCTTTCTTCAAAATATAAACCTCAGCTTTGAATTTATCGTGCGGTTTAACAGAACCCGGTTTTGCCAATACCATACCACGTTTGATCTCATCTTTATCGATACCACGAAGTAACAAACCAACGTTATCACCAGCCTGGCCTTCGTCAAGAATCTTACGGAACATTTCAACTCCGGTACATACAGTTTTCTTTCCATCTGCACCCAAACCGATAATTTCCAACTCATCACTCGTGTGAACGATACCAGTTTCAATACGACCGGTAGCAACAGTACCACGACCAGTGATAGAGAATACGTCCTCAATAGGCATCAAGAATGGTTTATCAACGGCACGAGTCGGTAACTCAATCCAGTTATCAACTGCATCCATCAATTCCATTACTTTTTCTTCCCATTTTGCCTCTCCGTTCAATGCTCCAAGAGCTGAACCTAAGATAACCGGAGTATTATCTCCATCATATTGATAGAATGACAACAACTCACGAACTTCCATCTCAACCAACTCCAACATTTCCGGGTCGTCCACCATATCCACTTTGTTCAAGAATACAACGATTCTCGGAACGTTTACCTGACGAGCCAAAAGGATGTGCTCACGAGTCTGAGGCATCGGACCATCAGTAGCGGCACAAACTAAGATAGCACCGTCCATCTGAGCAGCACCAGTTACCATGTTCTTTACATAGTCGGCGTGTCCCGGACAGTCAACGTGTGCATAGTGACGATTTGCAGTCTGGTATTCAACGTGAGAAGTGTTAATGGTGATACCTCTCTCTTTTTCTTCCGGAGCGTTATCGATAGAATCGAATGAACGTAATTCAGAAAGACCTTTTTTTGCCAATACCGTAGTGATAGCAGCCGTCAAAGTAGTTTTACCGTGGTCAACGTGACCGATAGTACCAATATTTACGTGTGGTTTGGACCTGTCAAAATGTTCTTTAGCCATAACTCTAAAACAATTTTTATTATTAAACAATTTATCTCAATAACTCAATTTCATGCAAGTAACTCGCTGTTTACCTGAAAATTACCCAGACAAGTGCGAGAAAACCCATTTAATTTGGCTTGCAAATGTACAAATTAAAAATCATATCTCACAATAAATGAGATCATTTTTCTTAATTTTCTCTTTTTTCTTTCGCTTTAACAAGTTGCCTCTTTAATACATCGTACAACTCGTCCACTGTTTCTTCAAAAGTTTTCGCATTCTTTTTAGCGAACACGTCTTGCCCTTTGACGTCAACATGCACCTCAGTCAACTTATTTTCCAGATGATCGTCTTTTTCCAACTTCAACGTCACATCTATACTCATAATTCCGTCGTGATACTTCTCCAATTTCGAGAATTTCTTATTAATGAACTCCTCCAACACTGGATTTACTGAAAAACCTACAGGATTAATTCTAATGTCCATATCGTTTCCTCCTATAATTTATGCTCGCGGGTGAGCTTGTTTAAAAATCTTCAACATCTTCTCCACAGAGTTGTGAGTGTACACTTGGGTTGCTGCCAGACTGGAATGCCCCAGCA from Butyricimonas virosa encodes the following:
- the rplL gene encoding 50S ribosomal protein L7/L12; this translates as MADLKKLAEELVNLTVKDVKELADILKEEYGIEPAAAAVAVAAPAAGGAAAAEAEQTEFDVILKSAGAAKLAVVKLVKELTGLGLKEAKEVVDKAPAPLKEKVSKEEANSLKTQLEEAGAEVELK
- the rpoB gene encoding DNA-directed RNA polymerase subunit beta → MSSYNSNNRISFASIKNQLEYPDFLEVQLKSFKDFFQLGTTPENRKNEGLYTVFKENFPITDTRNNFVLEFLDYFIDPPRYTIEECLGQGLTYGAPLKAKLKLYCTDPEHEDFDTVIEDVYLGNVPYMTPKGTFVINGAERVVVSQLHRSPGVFFGQSIHANGTKLYSARIIPFKGSWIEFATDINNVMYAYIDRKKKLPVTTLLRAIGFETDKDILEIFGLADEVNVSRTGLKKVVGRRLAARVLKSWIEDFVDEDTGEVVSIERNEIIVDRETVLEPEHIDAIVESGAKTILLHKEMQNLADYAIIYNTLQKDPCNSEKEAVLHIYRQLRSSEPPDEATARDVIDKLFFSDKRYDLGDVGRYKLNKKLGLATDPDIRVLTKEDIIEIIKYLIRLLNAKTDVDDIDHLSNRRVRTVGEQLYNQFGVGLARMARTIRERMNVRDNEVFTPVDLINSKILSSVINSFFGTNALSQFMDQTNPLAEITHKRRMSALGPGGLSRDRAGFEVRDVHYTHYGRLCPIETPEGPNIGLISSLCVYAKINDLGFIETPYRKVNNGVVDLSEEGVRYYSAEEEEELVIAQANSAIDEDGKFTNKWVKARKDADFPLAAGEDVDLIDVAPNQIASIAASLIPFLEHDDANRALMGSNMMRQAVPIISPQSPIVGTGLEANLIKDSRTQVVAEGPGVIAFVDGRKIVVKYDRTEEEAFVSFEPDTKEYYLPKYQRTNQSTTITLKPIVRKGQRVEEGQILTEGYSSEKGELALGRNLKVAFMPWKGYNYEDAIVISENIVRNDVFTSVHVDEYSLEVRETKRGLEELTADIPNVSEEATKDLDENGIIRVGARVQPGDILIGKITPKGESDPSPEEKLLRAIFGDKAGDVKDASLKASPSLKGVIIDKKLFQRTVSDRKTKAAGKNLLAELDEQFQRKVGDLTTLLIDKLFELVNGKTSQGVKNYLNEDIVPKGVKFSYKMLQNMDFLQINPNKWTTDKQRNDMIRDLLHNYIIKYKEIEGQIKRKKYNATVGDELPSGIIKMAKVYVAKKRKLQIGDKMAGRHGNKGIVSRVVRVEDMPFLSDGTPVDICLNPLGVPSRMNLGQVFETVLGWAGKNLGLKFATPIFDGASLDDINKYTDEAGVPRFGTTYLYDGGTGERFDQPATVGVIYMLKLGHMVDDKMHARSIGPYSLITQQPLGGKAQFGGQRFGEMEVWALEAFGASHILQEILTVKSDDVMGRTKTYEHIVKGEPLPTPGIPESFNVLLHELRGLGLSVNLI
- the rplA gene encoding 50S ribosomal protein L1; amino-acid sequence: MSKLTKNKKLALAKIEGGKVYSIDEAAQLVKEITFTKFDASVDMDVRLGVDPRKANQMVRGVCTLPHGTGKQVRVLVLCTPDKVEEAKAAGADYVGLDEYIEKLKGGWTDIDIIITMPSVMGKVGALGRILGPRGLMPNPKSGTVTPEIGKAVTEVKAGKIDFKVDKFGIIHASIGKVTFEPNKIMENAREFLNVINKLKPAAAKGTYIKSVYLSSTMSPGIQVDQKTLLD
- the rplK gene encoding 50S ribosomal protein L11 — protein: MAKQVEAIIKLQIKAGAANPSPPVGPALGSKGVNIMDFCKQFNARTQEQAGKIIPVIIQVYGDKSFDFITKQPPVAIQLLEVAKIKSGSAEPNRKKVASITWDQVRAIATDKMKDLNAFEIEKAMSMVAGTARSMGITVTGDRPF
- the rplJ gene encoding 50S ribosomal protein L10, coding for MKKEDKKVVIETLTEQVNSYKHLYVSDISGLDAVDTQALRRACFDANIKLVQVKNTLLKKALENATNNYEEIFSVLKGDSAIMLCDTGNGPAKLIKEFRKTKDKPVFKAAFVEECAYVGEDQLESLISIKSKEELIADIIAMLQAPMQNVISALQSGQNTIAGVVKTLSEKE
- the rpoC gene encoding DNA-directed RNA polymerase subunit beta', which produces MAFRKDNKVKNFTKIAIGLASPEEILERSSGAVLKPETINYRTYKPERDGLFCERIFGPVKDYECHCGKYKRIRYKGIVCDRCGVEVTEKKVRRERMGHIQLVVPVAHIWYFKSLPNKIGYLLGLPSKKLDTVIYYERYVVVNPGIMGDSGIKTMDFLTEEEYLDILDKLPTDNQYLDDDDPNKFIAKMGAEAISMLLERLNLDDLSYDLRNKANTETSQQRKNEALKRLQVVEAFRESKEINKPEWMIVKVLSVIPPELRPLVPLDGGRFATSDLNDLYRRVIIRNNRLKRLIEIKAPDVILRNEKRMLQEAVDSLFDNSRKSNAVKIENNRPLKSLSDSLKGKQGRFRQNLLGKRVDYSARSVIVVGPDLKMHECGLPKDMAAELYMPFIIRKLIERGIVKTVKSAKKIVDRRDPIVWDILENVLKGHPVLLNRAPTLHRLGIQAFQPKLIEGKAIRLHPLACTGFNADFDGDQMAVHLPLGNEAVLEAQILMLCSHNILNPANGAPITVPSQDMVLGLYYITKPRKGVKGEGLKFYSPEEVIIAFNERAVDLHAEIEVKIDNVDKDGQPIRHMIKTTVGRVILNQFTPKNYPYINTLITKKALRDIIGDVFKRCGVDVTAKFLDDIKDLGYRKAFEGGLSFNLGDVIVPENKQDLLQEGYDQVEEVMANYNMGFITNNERYNQIIDIWTHVNANLTATLMKQLAADDQGFNSIYMMLDSGARGSREQIRQLGGMRGLMAKPQKSGATGGQIIENPILANFKEGLSVLEYFISTHGARKGLADTALKTADAGYLTRRLVDVANDITITEEDCGTLRGITISAIKNNEEIVSSLSERILGRVSVHDIYHPNTGELIVASGDEITEVVADIIENSPIERVEVRSVLTCEAKKGVCAKCYGRNLATSRMVEKGEAVGVIAAQSIGEPGTQLTLRTFHVGGTAGNISSENSLKAKYDGYVEYEELRSVEYTQDNGTTCDVVVGRLTELRILDKNTNIILISHAIPYGAKLFVKDGQEISKGELLCEWDPFNALIITEFSGTVGLENLIEGETYKEESDETTGFREMIIIEFRDKMKAPALCINDAEGNTVKSYNLPVGAHIVVKEGAEVVAGSTIAKIPRAVGKAGDITGGLPRVTELFEARNPSNPAVVSEIDGEVTYGKIKRGNREIIVTSKAGEVKKYLVSLSKQILVQENDYVRAGTPLSDGAITPTDILNIEGPIKVQEYIVNEVQDVYRMQGVKINDKHFEIIVHQMMRKVLIQDAGDTRFLENQVVDKSEFMEENDAIYGKKVVLEAGDSDRVKPGQIISVRMLRDINSQLKRRDLKVVEARDAVPATSAQVLQGITRAALQTSSFISAASFQETTKVLNEAAIYGKVDPLEGLKENVICGHLIPVGTGMKEFRSLIVGSKADLERMEK
- the nusG gene encoding transcription termination/antitermination protein NusG — translated: MAEMKKRWYVLRTIGGKEKKVKEYIENEIASLGLQDYVSQVLVPAEKVYQVRNGKKYSSERNLYPGYVLIEAALVGEIPHILRDITNVIGFLGETKGGDPVPMRQAEVNRILGTVDELAEQPEEISIPYFVGESVKVTDGPFNGFTGVIEEVNSDKKRLKVIVKIFGRKTPLELSFMQVEKE